Proteins encoded by one window of Salicibibacter halophilus:
- a CDS encoding four-helix bundle copper-binding protein encodes MTYQECIQACLECMEQCNRCFDECLKEDNVQMLAECIRLDRECADACAFAVKAMQTNSRFAKQICELCADICQACGDECAKHDHHQHCQDCAEACHRCAKVCREMAAA; translated from the coding sequence ATGACTTATCAAGAGTGTATCCAAGCATGTTTAGAATGCATGGAACAGTGCAATCGGTGTTTTGATGAGTGTCTGAAGGAAGACAACGTACAAATGCTGGCGGAATGTATCCGTTTGGACCGAGAATGTGCCGATGCCTGTGCGTTTGCCGTTAAGGCTATGCAAACAAACAGCCGTTTTGCTAAGCAGATCTGTGAATTGTGCGCGGACATCTGTCAGGCTTGTGGCGATGAGTGTGCAAAGCACGACCACCACCAGCATTGCCAAGATTGTGCGGAAGCTTGTCACCGGTGCGCAAAAGTATGCCGTGAGATGGCGGCTGCATAA
- a CDS encoding response regulator transcription factor, which produces MAERILIVDDERKMRQLVGLYLTNAGYELDEASSGIEAIHKATDQPYDAVILDIMMPRTDGWTVCEHLRTEGSNIGILMLTAKTEIEDRVKGLDLGADDYLVKPFAPEELVARVKALLRRKSSSLNEDPAKITDGALFIHPDRHEVKVAGQSVDLTAKEFAILYLMASRPERVYTRENVIEQIWTMDCEWHDPRTIDTHIKNIRTKLKKAGLPFNPMKTVWGVGYTFNTTEGK; this is translated from the coding sequence GTGGCTGAACGTATACTTATTGTGGATGACGAGAGAAAAATGAGACAGTTGGTTGGTCTTTATTTGACAAATGCAGGCTATGAACTTGATGAAGCAAGTTCCGGAATAGAAGCGATACATAAGGCAACCGATCAACCTTACGATGCCGTTATTTTAGATATTATGATGCCCCGGACCGATGGTTGGACCGTATGTGAACACCTTCGTACTGAAGGATCCAATATAGGTATTTTGATGCTAACAGCAAAAACAGAAATAGAAGATCGGGTCAAGGGGCTTGACCTTGGGGCAGATGATTATCTCGTGAAACCGTTCGCTCCAGAGGAACTCGTTGCACGTGTAAAAGCATTGCTCCGACGTAAATCCAGCTCTTTAAACGAGGATCCAGCAAAGATAACAGACGGGGCATTATTTATTCACCCAGATCGACACGAGGTTAAGGTGGCGGGACAATCCGTTGATTTAACCGCAAAAGAATTTGCGATTTTGTATTTAATGGCCTCCCGTCCGGAACGCGTGTATACAAGGGAAAATGTCATCGAGCAGATTTGGACAATGGATTGTGAATGGCACGATCCTCGAACGATTGACACCCATATCAAAAATATCCGAACCAAATTGAAAAAGGCTGGTCTGCCATTTAATCCAATGAAGACCGTATGGGGAGTGGGATACACATTTAATACAACGGAAGGGAAATAA
- a CDS encoding sensor histidine kinase, producing the protein MNRIFYKLGGSIMILFLIVLLPLGYVMVQIFTNYNEVHLYDETDEMASQYATLLAVVDDPDIELLVQSMDRETARKMVIIDANGDVVEDSGIRGFHPSEHSALQGEAGRFTDPNDHQEYIYAGEQVQDDDLGEVIVFSPSDLMDQSAIQVQQALLLSGVGALLLAFGFTFIASREFSTPLQEMERAANQMARGDLDVEVPVKTKDELGSLSHSMNELARELKRYRNNRQAFFSDVSHEIRTPLSYVQGYCDALKKELYQDETERQQFVDIIHEEAHRMNRLIHDLFELSRMEEERFPLDLELVHIGDVTKRATAKLATEAKKKNNTIKVDMEGKFPTIVADSFRLEQIFTNLLQNAVSYTENGHVWIEGSLKDGNIEVKISDTGRGIDPEDLPYIFERFYRAEKSRSRDFGGTGLGLAIVKQLTELQYGSIQVESVTGKGTTFTLRFPEAKEGDE; encoded by the coding sequence ATGAACAGGATATTTTATAAGCTCGGTGGATCAATCATGATTTTGTTTCTCATCGTATTGCTTCCGTTAGGGTATGTCATGGTTCAAATTTTCACCAATTATAATGAAGTCCATTTATACGATGAAACGGATGAAATGGCTTCCCAATATGCAACCCTCCTTGCTGTAGTTGATGATCCTGACATCGAACTTCTTGTCCAATCGATGGATCGGGAGACAGCCCGAAAAATGGTCATTATTGATGCAAATGGAGACGTTGTCGAAGATTCCGGGATCCGTGGTTTTCATCCCTCTGAGCATTCCGCATTGCAGGGGGAGGCAGGAAGATTTACCGACCCAAATGATCACCAAGAATATATTTATGCTGGGGAACAAGTGCAGGATGACGATCTAGGAGAGGTCATTGTCTTTTCACCTTCGGATCTTATGGATCAGTCTGCCATTCAAGTACAGCAGGCGCTGCTTCTATCAGGCGTTGGAGCCCTTCTTCTTGCCTTTGGTTTTACGTTTATTGCCTCCAGAGAATTTTCAACGCCCCTGCAGGAGATGGAAAGAGCCGCAAACCAAATGGCGAGGGGGGATCTAGATGTGGAAGTGCCTGTGAAAACGAAGGATGAGTTGGGTTCGCTCTCCCATTCCATGAATGAGTTGGCACGTGAACTAAAAAGGTACCGGAACAACAGGCAAGCTTTTTTTTCGGACGTGTCTCATGAAATACGGACGCCACTGTCTTATGTTCAGGGGTATTGTGATGCACTAAAAAAGGAGCTTTATCAGGATGAAACCGAAAGGCAACAGTTTGTCGATATTATTCATGAAGAAGCCCACCGCATGAATCGATTGATTCATGATTTATTTGAATTATCCCGAATGGAAGAAGAGCGTTTTCCCTTGGACCTTGAACTCGTTCATATCGGAGACGTTACCAAACGAGCAACAGCAAAACTGGCCACCGAAGCTAAGAAAAAGAACAATACCATAAAGGTTGATATGGAAGGGAAATTTCCAACGATTGTAGCTGATAGTTTCCGGTTGGAACAGATCTTCACAAATTTACTTCAAAACGCGGTGAGTTATACGGAAAACGGGCATGTTTGGATCGAGGGATCCTTGAAAGACGGGAATATCGAAGTAAAAATTTCGGATACGGGAAGGGGTATCGATCCTGAAGATCTTCCCTACATTTTTGAACGTTTCTATCGGGCTGAAAAGTCCAGATCACGTGATTTTGGGGGGACCGGTTTAGGGCTTGCCATCGTGAAACAATTGACGGAACTTCAATATGGAAGCATTCAGGTGGAAAGTGTTACCGGAAAAGGGACGACATTTACGCTACGTTTTCCAGAAGCAAAGGAGGGCGATGAATGA
- a CDS encoding F510_1955 family glycosylhydrolase, with protein MRLYLASLAAVGVLMSGCQTEAQEEVEFTHIHGLGFTEDGEQAYIPAHDGLRVYEDGTWKNVESGEGELHDFMGFTMTSEGFYSSGHPNMQSDYENPFGLVKSTDGGETLDLLALEGEVDFHVMSASYNTDAIYVMNPELNSKMDELGLHRTLDEGQEWESRDADGVNGSVIAIAAHPDEEDRVALSTEEGAFQSDDGGDTFEQVLSGVPAPALTYAHTGELLVAEGIDEETTLKAIDASGEVVREIPAPLIEEDAIGYLAQNPQSENTLMVTTIERDIFYTENGGETWEQQAEQGFSVDES; from the coding sequence ATGAGATTGTATCTTGCAAGTTTAGCAGCAGTTGGAGTACTCATGAGTGGGTGTCAAACCGAAGCTCAAGAAGAGGTTGAATTTACGCATATCCATGGGCTTGGCTTCACAGAAGATGGGGAGCAGGCATATATTCCGGCACATGATGGGTTGCGAGTCTATGAGGATGGGACATGGAAGAATGTGGAGAGTGGCGAAGGGGAGCTTCATGACTTTATGGGCTTCACCATGACGTCTGAAGGTTTTTATAGCAGTGGACATCCAAACATGCAGTCGGATTATGAGAACCCGTTTGGACTTGTAAAAAGTACGGATGGGGGCGAAACGCTTGATTTACTCGCGCTCGAAGGGGAGGTTGATTTTCATGTCATGTCGGCCAGTTACAACACAGACGCCATCTATGTCATGAATCCGGAGCTTAATTCAAAAATGGATGAGCTGGGGCTGCATCGAACCCTCGACGAGGGACAGGAATGGGAGTCGCGGGACGCTGACGGGGTGAACGGAAGCGTGATTGCGATTGCCGCCCATCCTGATGAGGAAGATAGGGTGGCTCTGAGTACAGAAGAAGGGGCCTTTCAATCTGATGATGGCGGAGATACCTTTGAACAGGTGCTAAGTGGTGTGCCAGCGCCAGCTTTAACTTATGCGCACACCGGTGAATTGCTTGTTGCCGAGGGTATAGATGAAGAAACAACCCTCAAAGCGATAGACGCCTCCGGCGAAGTAGTTAGAGAGATCCCTGCCCCATTGATCGAAGAAGACGCCATTGGTTACCTGGCCCAGAACCCACAGTCTGAAAACACTCTCATGGTGACGACCATCGAACGTGATATTTTTTATACCGAAAATGGTGGAGAAACATGGGAACAACAAGCGGAACAGGGCTTTAGTGTAGATGAATCATAA
- a CDS encoding cytochrome c biogenesis CcdA family protein, translating into MDDVSLGLAFAAGLISFFSPCIFPLLPAYLAQLTGTDVSSGAINAERRLIFTRSIGFILGFTIIFLLLGLSSTLIGSWFNQYSTAIMQMGGIIIILFGLQMSGLISIRALLTEKKVAKTPKKASSFSGSVLFGLVFAAGWTPCIGITLGSILTLAGASGSMLTGSTMLFVYSMGLGVPFIAVSLLYAQSFQKLNAINRFLPAIQKGGGVVMIILGILLLTGYFETIAMYLGQYVPSWMI; encoded by the coding sequence ATGGATGATGTGTCGCTCGGCCTTGCTTTTGCGGCAGGCCTCATATCTTTCTTTTCCCCTTGTATTTTCCCGTTGCTTCCGGCTTATTTGGCTCAACTGACCGGCACTGACGTTTCATCGGGAGCCATCAATGCGGAGCGGCGGCTGATTTTCACCCGCAGCATCGGATTTATTCTTGGCTTTACGATTATTTTCTTGCTGCTTGGATTATCCTCAACCCTTATCGGGTCATGGTTTAATCAGTACAGTACAGCCATTATGCAAATGGGCGGGATCATCATTATTTTATTTGGGCTACAAATGAGTGGGCTTATTTCCATTCGTGCCTTACTGACCGAGAAAAAAGTAGCCAAAACCCCTAAAAAGGCTTCGAGCTTTTCCGGTTCGGTGCTGTTTGGTCTGGTATTTGCAGCTGGATGGACCCCTTGTATTGGCATCACCCTCGGTTCCATTCTCACGCTTGCGGGAGCATCCGGAAGTATGCTAACCGGGTCAACCATGCTATTTGTTTATTCCATGGGGCTAGGGGTACCATTCATAGCAGTTTCGCTCCTTTATGCGCAATCTTTCCAGAAGCTTAACGCCATCAATCGTTTTTTACCGGCTATTCAAAAAGGGGGAGGGGTCGTTATGATTATCCTGGGCATCCTTCTTCTCACAGGTTATTTCGAGACGATCGCAATGTATTTAGGGCAGTATGTCCCGTCCTGGATGATATAA
- the resB gene encoding cytochrome c biogenesis protein ResB: MMNKNCECGRVNPYGTEVCGSCGKPLADPDSNRLLNMRYEGAARRSQIYSTSIIDKIWNFFSSVKVGIGIIIVTLIVSSLGTIFPQEMFMPPGETPEVYYEEEYGGLGQAYYALGLHNMYGSWWYMLLIAALGISIIIASIDRFFPLYKALKSQRVTRHKSFMKRQRIFGTSRVEDVDHTFQAAQDLLKKKRYNIREENGHILAEKNRWARWGPYVNHIGLIIFLIGASLRFFPGMYVDENMWIREGETEVVPGTSGEYYVENQGFTYEEFDEDDEIFADGMEASAALQFEETFRTDAVLYRPEGPLGVDQELEEVDRHPIEVNDAFHFDDYTLYQVDYKLDELKELSFEVEDTETDEVLGSFTVDLNDPDDTYALDNGEDVRINSYFPNFYMNDEGMPTTENDVPDNPAFIFEMANPDTEALDHTFLGIQANYNVSPDQEENRYEFSLDGLDTNDLTGLTVRKDNTIPYLSVGGAIFLIGLVQGSYWPHRRIWLQRNDGEVWLAAHTNKHWAPLKKDIDAITKETGITAPRDQIDDEYEKGEEKDNS; the protein is encoded by the coding sequence ATGATGAACAAAAATTGCGAGTGTGGACGAGTCAACCCTTACGGCACAGAAGTATGTGGATCATGTGGTAAACCACTGGCAGACCCTGATTCGAACCGACTGCTCAACATGCGTTACGAGGGTGCCGCACGTCGTTCCCAAATATATAGCACATCCATTATCGATAAAATCTGGAATTTCTTTTCGTCTGTCAAAGTAGGGATAGGCATTATAATTGTAACACTAATTGTCTCTTCCCTCGGAACCATTTTTCCGCAAGAGATGTTTATGCCGCCCGGCGAAACGCCGGAAGTGTATTATGAAGAGGAGTACGGAGGATTAGGCCAAGCTTATTATGCTTTAGGGTTGCACAATATGTATGGATCTTGGTGGTATATGTTGTTGATTGCTGCGCTGGGCATATCGATCATCATTGCTAGTATCGATCGTTTTTTTCCATTATATAAAGCTTTGAAATCGCAGCGTGTAACAAGACACAAAAGTTTTATGAAACGTCAGCGTATTTTTGGGACAAGTCGGGTGGAGGATGTCGACCACACGTTTCAAGCAGCCCAAGATCTATTGAAAAAGAAGCGCTACAACATCCGGGAAGAAAACGGCCATATACTGGCGGAGAAAAACCGTTGGGCACGGTGGGGACCTTATGTGAATCACATCGGGTTGATTATATTTTTAATCGGGGCATCGCTTCGGTTTTTCCCTGGCATGTATGTAGATGAAAATATGTGGATTCGTGAAGGCGAGACCGAAGTGGTCCCTGGCACATCCGGTGAATATTACGTTGAGAATCAGGGATTCACGTACGAAGAGTTCGATGAAGATGATGAAATTTTTGCGGATGGCATGGAAGCAAGTGCCGCCCTTCAGTTTGAAGAAACTTTTCGAACAGACGCAGTATTATATAGACCAGAAGGCCCTCTGGGCGTCGATCAAGAGCTCGAAGAAGTCGATCGGCATCCGATCGAAGTCAACGATGCCTTCCACTTCGATGATTACACGCTTTATCAAGTGGACTATAAATTGGATGAGTTAAAAGAACTGAGTTTTGAAGTTGAGGACACGGAAACCGATGAGGTGTTGGGTTCCTTTACCGTAGATTTAAATGACCCGGATGATACGTATGCCCTTGATAATGGGGAGGATGTTCGCATTAATAGCTACTTCCCGAATTTCTATATGAATGATGAGGGCATGCCAACAACGGAAAACGATGTCCCGGATAATCCGGCATTCATTTTTGAAATGGCGAACCCGGATACAGAAGCATTAGACCACACTTTTCTCGGTATTCAAGCGAATTACAATGTGAGCCCTGATCAAGAAGAGAATCGGTACGAGTTTTCGTTAGATGGTCTTGATACTAATGATTTAACAGGTCTTACCGTTCGAAAAGATAACACCATTCCCTATCTTAGTGTTGGAGGGGCCATTTTCCTTATCGGTCTTGTACAAGGATCTTATTGGCCACATCGTCGCATTTGGTTGCAACGAAACGACGGAGAGGTTTGGCTCGCTGCTCATACGAATAAACACTGGGCACCCCTGAAAAAAGACATCGATGCGATCACGAAAGAGACAGGCATTACGGCGCCTCGGGATCAAATCGATGATGAATATGAGAAGGGAGAGGAGAAGGACAATAGCTAA